Genomic window (Streptomyces yatensis):
GGCCTGTTTGAAACCCATGACGCCGTACGTGCCGACGGTCACGACCGTCTTGCCGTTGCTGTCGCCGCCGCCGGACGAGCCGGCGGATCCGTCGTCGCCGTCATCGGCGCAGCCGCTGAGCAGCCCGGCTCCTAAAGCGGCGACGGCCGCGAGGACCACGGCTGTGCTGCGGTGACTACCAGTGTTCCTGCGCATTCCGTCCTCCTAGCGCCCCGCCCAACGACTTCCGGCCAATACGTAGCGATACATGGTTCTTTGAGATGCATCGAGCCGGGTGGACATCGTGCGGGTTGTGTATGGCTCAGGTACTGTGGGAGCGCTCCCAGCTGTGATGTGTTGAAGGGTCGCGGCTCCCCGCTGGGGTGTCAAGGGAGCGCGCGAAACAACTTCCCGAAACCACACTGCTGTTGAATGGCCCCGCGGCCGCCCATTGGGGGGTTGGAGCTGCGGGGTACGGACGGCTGGAGGCGCGATATGGCAGGAACGCGGCGGCATGGCGCGGGGCGGGGACGGCCGACCCTCGAGGAAGTGGCGGCCCGTGCCGGAGTCGGCCGCGGCACCGTCTCCCGCGTGATCAACGGTTCGCCGCGGGTCAGCGACCGCACCCGGACGGCCGTCGAGCAGGCCGTCGCCGAACTCGGCTATGTGCCCAACCGGGTGGCCCGCGCGCTCGCCGCCAACCGTGCCGACGCCGTCGCCCTGGTCATCCCCGAGCCCGAGACCCGGCTCTTCGCCGAACCGTACTTCTCCGACATCATCCGCGGCGTCGGCGCCGAACTCGCCGACACCGATCTGCAGCTGCTGCTGACCCTCATCCGCACCCCCAAGGAACGGCAGCGGCTCGCGGACTACCTCTCCGCACACCGGGTCGACGGGGTGCTGCTGGTCTCCGTGCACGCGGACGATCCGCTGCCGGACCTGCTGGAGCGGATCGAGATGCCCGCGGTGCTCAGCGGCCGCCGCTCCGCGCACGAATCCGTGCCGTACGTCGACTCGGACAACACCGGGGGCGCCCAGTCCGCCGTGGAACACCTCATCGGCCGCGGCCGCTCGACGGTCGCCACCATCACCGGACCGCTGGACATGTATGTCGCACAGTGCCGCCTGGAGGGCTACGGCGCCGCGGTCCGCGCGGCCGGCCGGGAGGTGGAACCGGAGCTGGTGGCCTCCGCGGACTTCACCGAGGAGGGCGGCCGCCGGGCCATGCGCCAACTGCTCGACCAGCGCCCGGAGCTGGACGGGGTCTTCGCCGCCTCGGACGTGATGGCCGCGGGCGCCCGGCAGGTGCTGCGCGAGAGCGGACGCCGCGTCCCGGACGATGTGGCGCTGGTCGGCTTCGAGGACTCGGCCGTCGCCCGCCACATGGACCCTCCGCTCACCAGCGTCCGGCAGGCCACGGAGGAGATGGGCCGGGCGATGGTGCGGGTGCTGCTGGAGGAGATCGGGGGGCTGACGGACCGCACCTCCAAGCGGCCGCAGATGGTCCTTCCTACCCAGCTGGTGCGGCGCGAGTCGTCCTGAGGGGCAAAGCGTGTGGGGCCGGTGGTCGCGTCTTCGCGACCACCGGCCCCACCTCAGGGGACGGGCCAGGCGCTTACAGCGCCGGATAGGCGTTCTTCAGCAGCTCCTGGAACTGGGCCGAGAACCAGTGGCCCGACAGCGGAGCGTTCCCCAGCGCGCCCGACATGTTGTTGCCGTTGCGCGGGTTGCCGGTGTACGTCGGGTCGCACATCCGGTCGAAGCCCTTGCCCTCGTCGTTCGGGATCGCGGAGCTGGAGCCGTCGGACTCGCCCGGGGGCTTCATCCACACATACGCGTCGATCCCCGATGCCGGTGCCGCCTTGGGCCGCTCACCGAGCCCGGCGCCGGACTGGTTGCACCAGTTGCCGATGTGGATCCGGCGGTCGTAGCGCCCGCCGTTGACGTACGTGTCCACGTCCGTCTTCGCACCGGGGCCGCTGGGCCGGGCGCTGCCGCCCCAGCCGTTGCGGGAGGTGTCGATCAGCGCGCCGACGTTGCTCGGGAAGCCGACGTTGACCAGCTCCTGGCGGAACGCCTGGGCGAAGGAGAGCTCGTCCACGTACCGGTTCCAGTCCACCCACTTCGACTGGCGCACGGTGGTCCCGTTGACCGAGTCGTTGACGGTGTAGTTGTTCTCCTTCAGGGCGCTGTAGTTGGCCGTGTTGACGATGATGCCGGCCACCTTGTCGACCGTGCTGCCCTCGGCCGTCGCGGCCTGCTTGAGCACCTGGGCGGTGGGGTTGAAGTTGTCGTCCCAGCCGATCCAGCCGTGGTGGCCCGCGTCCACGTAGTTGTAGACGTTGCCGATGGCGCCCAGCTTGTTCAGGGCGTAGCCGACGCCCTTCACATAGTTGCCGTTGGCCTTCATGGTGTCGCACTGCGGGGTCGCGGTGGGACGGCCGCCGGTGTTGGTGACCAGGTTGGGCAGCGAGTCGATCTCGATCGTGGTGACGATCCGCAGATTGGAGTTGGCGTACTTCGACTCGGAGAGGATCGCCGCGATCGGGTCGATGAACTGCGTCTTGTACTTGTCGATCTCGGTCGGGCCCAGCTCGCCGTTGGACGCCAGCGCGGAGCAGTCACGGCCGGGCAGGTCGTAGACCACTAACTGGACGACGGTCGGGCTGCCGGCCGACTGCTGCAGCGCCTTGTCGAGGTGGGCGCGCAGCCCCATCGCGCCGCCCGTGCCGTTGATCGCGGCGATCCGGTCCAGCCAGATGCCGGTGGGCTGGTTGGAGATCTTGCTGCCGCCCGGTTCGGCGGCGGCCTTCGCCGACCAGTCGGGGTTCACGTACACCTTGGCGCCCGCGTACGGGTTGTCGACCTTCGCGGCGGCCGCCCTGCCGCTGTCCACCTGGGCGGAGGCCACACCGGTCAGCGCCCCCATGGTCAGCGCGGAGGCGGCGAGCAAGGTGCCCGCCATTCGGATTCTGCGGCTCATTGCATTCCCTTCAGGTGATCACGGAGTCCCACGCCGAAGTTGGTCGGCGTGCCGTTGTAATCGCTGATCAGAGACGGGCCCGAGGAACAGTCCCAGGTGTTCCAGGTCCAGCCCAGATACGAGGCGCCCTTGGCGTCCAGCCAGGCCATGACCCGGTCGATATAGCCGTGGGAGCAGGTGTTCTCGCCGATCTCGCCCGCCACGAACGGGACCTGGGCGATGACCGGGGCGAGCTGTTCGTCGAAACAGCTCTCGCTCGAGCAGGTGTTGAAGTTGTAGGTGTGCCAGGCGGCGGCGAGATTGCCCGCCGGGTCTTTCGGCTTGTACGTCAGCCACTGGCGCAGATCGTTGGAGTAGGCGACGCCGGGGATCAGGACCAGGTTCTTGGCACCCGCGGTCCGCACGGCGTTCAGCAGGGTCTGCATCCCGGCGACCTGGAAGTCGATTCCGGGGCAGCTCCCGCCGTCGCGCCAGCACTTCCACGCCGCCGTCAGGTCGGAGGTGGCGCGGTCCGGGAACGGCTCGTTGAACAGGTCGAAGACCACGGCCCGGTCGCTCTTGAAGGTCTGGGCGACCGAGCTCCAGAAGGCCGGGGTGTACTGCGCGTTCGGCATCGGCTTCTGACAGGTGGCGTACGCGGTGCCGGGGCAGTGGCTGTCCCCACCGGTGTAGGTGCCGTGGGACCAGTGGAGTTCGACGATGGGCGTGATGCCATGGGCCTCCAGCCGGGCGACGAGTGCCTTGACCGCCGTGATGTAGTTGGCCCCTCCGTAGGCCGGGTTGATATGGGACAGGCCCAGCCAGCACTCCTCGTTGAGCGGGATCCGGACCCCGTTGACCTTCCAGTCCGCGATGGCCTTGACGGAGGCGTCATCCACGGGGCCGTCGAAGATGCCGTAGCCCTGGACGCACATGAACTCACCGCCGGAGCGGTTGACGCCGAGCAGCCGCCGGGTGGCGCCGTTCTCGTCGACGAGCTTGTTGCCCGAGGCGCGCAGCTTCGGGGGTGCGGCGGCGGTGTTCGGGCGGAGCGGCTTGGACGGCGCGTCGGCCGGGGCGACCGACGCGGTGGTCGTGGCCGATGCGCTCGCAGCCGAGGCGGTGGCGGTGGTGGGCACCAGGGCGGCGCCCACCACGGATAAGACCGCGGCGGCCACCAAGGCATAAAGGCGCGGGGGTGCTCGCATGGAGCGACTCCTTGGGGTCCAAGCGCCGTTCGATACGGCGCAGACTGCTGGAACCGCTCCCACTGGTTGAAAGTGAAGGTAGCGCTCGACAAGCTCATGTCAACAGTCCCCGTTCACGGAGTTATCGGTAGAAGACCTCTGAGCACCGGGTGTTGTTCAAAGACTTGACACCTCATCGGGCTGACCCGAACCTTGGGAGCGCTCCCACTGGTTCGCACTTTCCCCCACCACCCGCACGAACCGCGAGGAGGTCCCCCGATGCGCGTACAGCGTGGCTCCCCCTTATCCGGCGCCCGATTTTCGAGGGCACGGCTCTCAGGCGCACGGCTCGGGGCACGACGACGCATGAGACGGCTGGTGACCGCCCTGGCCGCCGCGCTCTCGCTCCCCGTGGCCATGACCGCGGCGGGCGGCGCCGCCCCCGCTCACGCCGCGGCGGTCCAGTGCGGGGTCGACTACAAGACCAACGACTGGGGCTCCGGCTTCACCGCCGACCTCACCCTCACCAACCCCGGCACCGACGCCATCGACGGCTGGACGCTGACCTACGACTACGCCGGCAACCAGAAGCTGAGCAACGGCTGGAACGGCAGCTGGTCACAGTCCGGCAAGACCGTCACCGTCACCAACGCCGGGCACAACGCGAAGATCGCGGCCGGGGGCAATGTCACCACCGGCGCCCAGTTCACCTACAGCGGCACCAACGCCGCCCCCACCTCGTTCGCCGTCAACGGCGTGGCATGCCGGGGCGCCCATCAGCCGCCCATCGCGGTGCTGAGCAGCCCGTCCCCCGGCGCTGTCTTCACCTCCGGCGGCACCGTTCCGATGACGGCCACGGCCGCGGCGGCCGACGGGGCGACGATCACCAAGGTCGAGTTCTACAGCGACACCAAGCTCCTGGGCACCGACACCACCTCCCCGTACGCCTTCGACCACAAGGACGTCCCGGCGGGCGACTACTCGCTCTACGCCAAGGCGTACGACAGCCAGGGCGCCTCCGCCGAGTCCACCCCCGTCGGCATCCATGTGGCGGCCGGTCCCGCGCTGGTGGCGAGCCCCGGTCAGCTCGGGGTGCAGCAGGGCAAGAGCGGGACGTTCGGCGTCAAGCTGTCCACCAAGCCCTCCGGAGACGTCACCGTCTCCGTGGCCCGCACCTCGGGCAACACCGGGCTGACGATCTCCTCGGGCGCCACCCTCACCTTCACCCCCGCCAACTGGGACACCGCCCAGCAGGTGACCGTGGCCGCCGCCACCAGCGGGACCGGCGCCGCCACCTTCACGGTGACCGCCGCCGGCCACACCAAGGCCGAGGTCACCGTCACCCAGCTGGCCGCCGCGAAGGTCTACGACGCCCGGTTCCTGGACCTCTACGGCAAGATCACCGCACCCTCGGCGGGCTACTTCTCGCCCGAGGGCATTCCGTACCACTCGGTGGAGACCCTGATCGTCGAGGCCCCTGACCACGGCCATGAGACGACCTCCGAGGCGTACAGCTATCTGATCTGGCTGCAGGCGATGTACGGCAAGGTCACCGGCGACTGGTCCAAGTTCAACAACGCGTGGGACATCATGGAGAAGTACATGATCCCCACCCACGCCGACCAGCCCACCAACAGCTTCTACAACGCCTCGAAGCCGGCCACCTACGCGCCCGAATGGGACCAGCCCTCCCAGTACCCCTCGCAGCTCAACGGCAATGTGCCGGTCGGCAACGACCCCATCGCCGCCGAGCTGAGGAGCGCGTACGGCACCGATGACATCTACGGCATGCACTGGATCCAGGACGTCGACAACGTCTACGGCTACGGCAACGCGCCCGGCAAGTGCGAGGCGGGCCCGAGCGACACCGGCCCGAGCTATGTCAACACCTTCCAGCGCGGCCCGCAGGAGTCGGTCTGGGAGACCGTGACCCAGCCCACCTGCGACGGCTTCAAGTACGGCGGCAAGAACGGCTACCTGGACCTGTTCACCGGCGACGCCTCGTACGCCAAGCAGTGGAAGTTCACCAACGCCCCCGACGCCGACGCCCGCGTCGTCCAGGCCGCCTACTGGGCCTCGGAGTGGGCCAAGGCGCAGGGCAAGGGCGGCCAGATCTCCGGCAACATCGCCAAGGCCGCCAAGATGGGCGACTATCTGCGCTACGCGATGTACGACAAGTACTTCAAGAAGATCGGCAACTGCGTCGGCGAGACCGGTTGCCCGGCCGGCAGCGGCAAGAACAGCTCCCACTACCTGCTGTCCTGGTACTACGCCTGGGGCGGCGCCACCGACACCTCCGCGGGCTGGTCCTGGCGCATCGGCTCCAGCCACGCCCACGGCGGCTACCAGAACCCGATGGCGGCCTGGGCCTTGAGCTCGTACGCCGACCTCAAGCCCAAGTCGGCGACGGGCGCGAGCGACTGGTCCACCAGCCTGGGGCGCCAGCTGGAGTTCTACCGCTGGCTGCAGTCCAGCGAGGGCGCCATCGCGGGCGGCGCGACCAACAGCTGGCAGGGCCGCTACGCCACACCGCCGTCGGGCACGTCCACCTTCTACGGCATGTACTACGACGAGAAGCCCGTCTACCACGATCCGCCGTCCAACCAGTGGTTCGGCTTCCAGGCGTGGTCCATGGAGCGGGTCGCGGAGTACTACAACCGCACCGGTGATGCCTCGGCGAAGACGGTCCTGGACAAGTGGGTCAAGTGGGCGCTGTCCAAGACCACCGTCAACGCCGACGGCACCTACCAGATCCCGTCCACCCTCCAGTGGTCCGGCCGGCCCGACACCTGGAACGCCTCCAGCCCCGGCGCCAACGCGGGCCTGCACGTCACCGTCGCCGACTACACCAATGACGTGGGCGTGGCGGCCGCGTACGCCAAGACCCTGTCCTACTACGCCGCCAAGTCCGGCGACACCCGGGCCAGGGACACCGCGAAGGCGCTGCTGGACGGCATGTGGAACAACGACCAGGACGCCCTCGGGATCGCGGTCCCCGAGTCCCGCGCCGACTACAACCGCTTCGACGACCCGGTCTACGTCCCCAGCGGCTGGACGGGGACCATGCCGAACGGTGACAAGATCGACTCCGGCTCCACCTTCCAGTCGATCCGCTCCTTCTACAAGAACGATCCGGCCTGGTCGAAGGTCGAGGCGTATCTGAAGGGCGGCGCGGTGCCCAGCTTCACCTACCACCGGTTCTGGGCCCAGGCGGATATCGCGCTGGCGATGGGGTCGTACGCGGACCTCTTCGAGTAGTCACCAGCGCGCGTTCGAGTAGTCACCATCGCGCGACGGCGGGGCTCCCGGGACCGGGGGCCCCGCCGTGGTGCCGCGTGGGGGCGGCGGGCTCACGCGTCCGGCGTTTCCGAGGTGCGGTGTGAGGGCGTGGGGAGCAGCCTGGGACATATGACCGAATCCCAGGCCCCGCGCATTCACCGGCCTCCGATCGTGGTGCTCGGCGTGCAGCAGAACGACCCCCCGTACCGTCTGGTCGAGATCGCCGGTGAGCTGGCGGGCAAGGCGCACTCGGTCCTGGACGTCATCGAGATCGCCCGGGAGGTCGGGCTGGACGACGTCGATCTGGACGATCCGGACGTGGTCCGGTGGGTGGGCGGCGACAAGTTCACGTGGACGTCGTTCTGGCCCCCGCACCGGTCGCACCGGCCGCACGGGTGGCACGGGTCGCACGGGTCGCACCACGAGCACCGGGCCAGGCGGTCCCGCGGGGCGGGCTCCGGTGATGTGGATTGACTGTCAACCCAACGTTGACGCTTCCCGAAGTGTCAACCTATGGTTGACGCATGACGAAACCAGTCGGACTCAGTCATCCCGTACGCCTCGACGATCTGATCGAGGCCATCAAGAAGGTCCACGCCGACGCTCTCGAGCAGCTCACCGACGCGGTGATCGCCGCCGAGCACCTCGATGAGGTGGCCGACCACCTCATCGGCCACTTCGTGGACCAGGCCCGCCGCTCCGGCGCCTCCTGGACCGACATCGGCAAGAGCATGGGGGTGACGCGGCAGGCGGCCCAGAAGCGCTTCGTCCCCAAGGCGCCCGGCGAGCCGTCGGACCTCGACCCCAGCCAGGGCTTCAGCCGCTACACCCCACGGGCGCGGAACGCCGTGATGGCGGCGGCGAACGAGGCCCGTGCGGCGTCCAACGGCGAGGTGCGCGCCGAGCACCTGGTCCTGGGCCTCCTCCACGACCCGGACGGCCTCGCCGCGAAGGCGATCCTCGCCCAGGGCGTCCTGCTCGACACCGTCCGCCAGGCGGCCACCGAGGCCCTTCCGCCGGCCGCCGAGGAGGTGCCCGAGCTCATCCCGTACGACGCGGGCGCCCGCAAGGTCCTGGAGCTCACCTTCCGCGAGGCCCTGCGGCTGGGCCACAACTACATCGGCACCGAGCACATCCTCCTCGCCCTCCTCGAACACGAGGACGGCGCGGGCGTGTTGACCGGCCTGGGCATCGACAAGGCCACCGCCGTGGACACTCTCACCAGGACGCTGACCCGAATCGCCGAGGCCGTCAAAGACGAGATGGAGGCGTGACCGAGCGACCCTCGGTGGCCCGACGGCAGGGACGCGGGGGCAGGAACAGCGGTGATGTGCCGGTCAGGGTGAGGACTCGCCTGACCGCGCGACTCGGGGAGCGTACGGTGACCGTCTTGCCGTGTGCGAGCGCCTCTCGGCGAAGCCTCAGCAGCGCGTTGAGGCCCGAGCAGTCCCAGAACCCCACCCCGCTCAGGTCCACGTCGACGCCCTCGGCGGACGCGCGGAGGGCGTCGCGCAGGGCGGCGGACAACGCGGGGGCGGTCTCGTAGTCCACTTCGCCCCGGACCACGGCAACCTTTCGGGGTCCCTCCTGGTAGCTGTCGGTGATGAGGGTGGTCGAGGGTGCGGGGGACGGGAGCGACGGTGTCGGCGCGGCTGACACCACGGGTGCCGCCTCGTGTATGGGCCGGTACGGCGAGCGGTGTCCGGGCTCGGGTGAGGAGACCTCTCGTGCGTGCATCTGTCTGTCTCCCTTCGAGTCGTCGGGCTACCATTACACGACTTCTTTTACACGAAGCGCGATTCATGTTTCCAGATGCATCATCGCTTTGGCAATATCATGAGGCCATGGGAGGACTGCCTGAATCACACATCGGATGGACGTTCCTGACGAACCACGCCCGCGTGCTGGCCGCGATCGCCGATGACCCGAATGTACGGATTCGCGACATCGCTGCGCACTGCAGGCTGACGGAGCGTGCCGTGCAAAAGATCATCGCCGACCTGGAGCAGGACGGATATCTGTCCCACACCCGTGAGGGGCGTACGAACACCTACCGCATCGAGCCGGGGAAGGTCCTGCGCCACCCGGCCGAGGCCGGACTCCCCGTGGCCTCGCTCCTCTCCCTGCTCGTCGAGGACGAGGCCCGGCGCAAGCACGTCGTCGACGAGTCCGTCGGCGGTGGGAAACCGACAGCGCACTGACGCTCCCGCCCGAGCGAGGTCCGGCCCCGCCGCACCACACCTCGACTACGCTGAAACGACCCTTGACGTCAGAGGTAGGAGTCATGGTGCGTATAGGCGAACTCGCCGCCCGGACCGGCGTCAGTGTGCGAGCGCTGCGCTACTACGA
Coding sequences:
- a CDS encoding glycoside hydrolase family 5 protein codes for the protein MRAPPRLYALVAAAVLSVVGAALVPTTATASAASASATTTASVAPADAPSKPLRPNTAAAPPKLRASGNKLVDENGATRRLLGVNRSGGEFMCVQGYGIFDGPVDDASVKAIADWKVNGVRIPLNEECWLGLSHINPAYGGANYITAVKALVARLEAHGITPIVELHWSHGTYTGGDSHCPGTAYATCQKPMPNAQYTPAFWSSVAQTFKSDRAVVFDLFNEPFPDRATSDLTAAWKCWRDGGSCPGIDFQVAGMQTLLNAVRTAGAKNLVLIPGVAYSNDLRQWLTYKPKDPAGNLAAAWHTYNFNTCSSESCFDEQLAPVIAQVPFVAGEIGENTCSHGYIDRVMAWLDAKGASYLGWTWNTWDCSSGPSLISDYNGTPTNFGVGLRDHLKGMQ
- a CDS encoding Clp protease N-terminal domain-containing protein, whose protein sequence is MTKPVGLSHPVRLDDLIEAIKKVHADALEQLTDAVIAAEHLDEVADHLIGHFVDQARRSGASWTDIGKSMGVTRQAAQKRFVPKAPGEPSDLDPSQGFSRYTPRARNAVMAAANEARAASNGEVRAEHLVLGLLHDPDGLAAKAILAQGVLLDTVRQAATEALPPAAEEVPELIPYDAGARKVLELTFREALRLGHNYIGTEHILLALLEHEDGAGVLTGLGIDKATAVDTLTRTLTRIAEAVKDEMEA
- a CDS encoding helix-turn-helix transcriptional regulator, which encodes MGGLPESHIGWTFLTNHARVLAAIADDPNVRIRDIAAHCRLTERAVQKIIADLEQDGYLSHTREGRTNTYRIEPGKVLRHPAEAGLPVASLLSLLVEDEARRKHVVDESVGGGKPTAH
- a CDS encoding LacI family DNA-binding transcriptional regulator; amino-acid sequence: MAGTRRHGAGRGRPTLEEVAARAGVGRGTVSRVINGSPRVSDRTRTAVEQAVAELGYVPNRVARALAANRADAVALVIPEPETRLFAEPYFSDIIRGVGAELADTDLQLLLTLIRTPKERQRLADYLSAHRVDGVLLVSVHADDPLPDLLERIEMPAVLSGRRSAHESVPYVDSDNTGGAQSAVEHLIGRGRSTVATITGPLDMYVAQCRLEGYGAAVRAAGREVEPELVASADFTEEGGRRAMRQLLDQRPELDGVFAASDVMAAGARQVLRESGRRVPDDVALVGFEDSAVARHMDPPLTSVRQATEEMGRAMVRVLLEEIGGLTDRTSKRPQMVLPTQLVRRESS
- a CDS encoding glycoside hydrolase family 6 protein; its protein translation is MSRRIRMAGTLLAASALTMGALTGVASAQVDSGRAAAAKVDNPYAGAKVYVNPDWSAKAAAEPGGSKISNQPTGIWLDRIAAINGTGGAMGLRAHLDKALQQSAGSPTVVQLVVYDLPGRDCSALASNGELGPTEIDKYKTQFIDPIAAILSESKYANSNLRIVTTIEIDSLPNLVTNTGGRPTATPQCDTMKANGNYVKGVGYALNKLGAIGNVYNYVDAGHHGWIGWDDNFNPTAQVLKQAATAEGSTVDKVAGIIVNTANYSALKENNYTVNDSVNGTTVRQSKWVDWNRYVDELSFAQAFRQELVNVGFPSNVGALIDTSRNGWGGSARPSGPGAKTDVDTYVNGGRYDRRIHIGNWCNQSGAGLGERPKAAPASGIDAYVWMKPPGESDGSSSAIPNDEGKGFDRMCDPTYTGNPRNGNNMSGALGNAPLSGHWFSAQFQELLKNAYPAL
- a CDS encoding glycoside hydrolase family 48 protein → MRRLVTALAAALSLPVAMTAAGGAAPAHAAAVQCGVDYKTNDWGSGFTADLTLTNPGTDAIDGWTLTYDYAGNQKLSNGWNGSWSQSGKTVTVTNAGHNAKIAAGGNVTTGAQFTYSGTNAAPTSFAVNGVACRGAHQPPIAVLSSPSPGAVFTSGGTVPMTATAAAADGATITKVEFYSDTKLLGTDTTSPYAFDHKDVPAGDYSLYAKAYDSQGASAESTPVGIHVAAGPALVASPGQLGVQQGKSGTFGVKLSTKPSGDVTVSVARTSGNTGLTISSGATLTFTPANWDTAQQVTVAAATSGTGAATFTVTAAGHTKAEVTVTQLAAAKVYDARFLDLYGKITAPSAGYFSPEGIPYHSVETLIVEAPDHGHETTSEAYSYLIWLQAMYGKVTGDWSKFNNAWDIMEKYMIPTHADQPTNSFYNASKPATYAPEWDQPSQYPSQLNGNVPVGNDPIAAELRSAYGTDDIYGMHWIQDVDNVYGYGNAPGKCEAGPSDTGPSYVNTFQRGPQESVWETVTQPTCDGFKYGGKNGYLDLFTGDASYAKQWKFTNAPDADARVVQAAYWASEWAKAQGKGGQISGNIAKAAKMGDYLRYAMYDKYFKKIGNCVGETGCPAGSGKNSSHYLLSWYYAWGGATDTSAGWSWRIGSSHAHGGYQNPMAAWALSSYADLKPKSATGASDWSTSLGRQLEFYRWLQSSEGAIAGGATNSWQGRYATPPSGTSTFYGMYYDEKPVYHDPPSNQWFGFQAWSMERVAEYYNRTGDASAKTVLDKWVKWALSKTTVNADGTYQIPSTLQWSGRPDTWNASSPGANAGLHVTVADYTNDVGVAAAYAKTLSYYAAKSGDTRARDTAKALLDGMWNNDQDALGIAVPESRADYNRFDDPVYVPSGWTGTMPNGDKIDSGSTFQSIRSFYKNDPAWSKVEAYLKGGAVPSFTYHRFWAQADIALAMGSYADLFE
- a CDS encoding STAS domain-containing protein; its protein translation is MHAREVSSPEPGHRSPYRPIHEAAPVVSAAPTPSLPSPAPSTTLITDSYQEGPRKVAVVRGEVDYETAPALSAALRDALRASAEGVDVDLSGVGFWDCSGLNALLRLRREALAHGKTVTVRSPSRAVRRVLTLTGTSPLFLPPRPCRRATEGRSVTPPSRL